CGAAAAAAGTCAATGCCATTGTGATGCTGCCAATTGAGTCCGCTGCCTTAACACCAGCTGCTGATAAAATTGCAAAAGCTAACATTCCTTTGATTGTTATTGATCGCGCTGTAAATACAGAAAACTATCGTACGTATATCGGTGGAGATAACTACGGGATTGGTTTCGGGGATGCCAAGTATTTGGTAGCAGAGATGACGAAGCGTAATGGAAAACCAGAAGGAAAAGTGGTTGAAATTTCCGGAGTTCCATCTACGGTTACCGATCTCAGGTCGAAGGGTTTCCGCGATTACCTCAAAGATTACCCTGGTATTCAGATCGTTGCTACGCAGCCAGGTGATTTTACAAGAGAAAAAGCCTTGAAAGCAATGGAAAATATTTTACAGGCAAATGCAAAAATTGATGGCGTTTACTCACAAGACGATGATATGACGATTGGTATCGTTCAAGCTATTCGTGACGCGAAGCGTGATAAGGAAATGTTTATTGTAAGCTCAGGCGGTGAGAAAGAAATTTATCAAATGATGAAGGAAAAACAAAAGCCTGATGTGATTGTATCCTTAACTTATTCACCGACGATGAGCGGTTCAGCTGTCAATCTGGCTGTTAAGTTGTTAGAGGGTAAAGGTGTCGATGGCTTCTGGGAGAAAAGCATTCCTCATCACATCATTCTGGATGCCGCTCCAGTTACACCGGCAAATGTTGACCAATATTATAAAGCAGATGCAAACTACTAAAATTTGCAGGAGAGTGTTTCTATGAAATTGGGCGTATTTGCAGTACTGTATGGCGAGAAAACGCTCGAGTCAGCTCTTGATCTTGTTCAAAAGGCTGGATTGCAAACGGTAGAAATCGGTACAGGGGGATATGTGGGCAAAGCCCACATATCGCCTTCCGAGGTTTTACGCGATGCAGGCAAGATCGCTGACTTGAAACAAATGGTGGAGCAGCGCGGTCTATCGATTAGCGCTTTAAGCTGTCATGGAAATCCGCTTCATCCGAATGCAGCCATCGCGGCTGAGCATCATGAAGATTTTCAAAATACCGTGCGTCTAGCAGAAGCTTTAGGTGTTGAAACGGTCATCACTTTCTCAGGATGTCCAGGTGATTCAGACACGTCCCAAAGTCCATCGTGGGTCACTTGTCCATGGCCGCCTGACTTTTTACAAGTACTGGACTGGCAGTGGTCGCAGAAAACAATTCCCTATTGGCGTGAGCAATCCGCCTTCTGCAGGCAGCATGGCGTTCGCGTAGCGATTGAGGCGCATCCAGGCTTCGTCGTATACAACACAGAGACGGCTTTGCGGCTTCGTCAAGAAACCGGAGATAATATCGGCGTTAACTTTGATCCTTCCCATTTATTTTGGCAGGGGATGGACCCTGAAGAGTGCATTAAGAAGCTCGGAAAATCAATCTACCATGTGCATGCCAAAGACACGAGGATCGATGCGCGCAATACTTCGTTAAATGGTGTCCTTGATGTAAAGCCTTACAGCAATGAGCTTGAACGTTCATGGATTTTCCGTACGATTGGCTATGGGAACGATATGAACGTGTGGAAAGGAATCATCAGCACGCTGCGCAAGGTAGGCTATGACGGAGCGATTAGCATTGAGCACGAGGATAGCTTAATGTCGACCGATGAAGGCTTCAAGAAGGCTGCGGATTTCCTGAAAGGGATCATCATTGGTGAACAAGCAGGTGAAATGTGGTGGGCTTAAAACCGGTGATCAATGTGGGGATGGTTGGCTACAAATTTATGGGCAAGGCTCACAGCCATGCTTATAAGGATGTAGGCATGTTCTTTGAACTTGATGCAGATGTTTCTATGCAAGCCATCTGCGGTCGCGATATAGACGGCGTACAGGCTGCAGCTGAAAAATTCGGATGGTCTAGCTATGAAACCGATTGGCAGCGCTTAATCAATAGGGATGACATTGATTTAATTGATGTAAATGCTCCAAGCAATGCACATAAAGAGATTGTACTCGGGGCTGTTAAGGCCGGTAAGCATGTATTCTGCGAGAAGCCGCTGGCCTTGACGCTTGCTGATGCTAGAGAGATGCTGCAAGCAGCAGAGCAGTCGGGTGTCAAGCATGCGATTTGCTTCAATTATCGTTTCCTGCCTGCCGTACAGTTGGCCAAACAAATCCTTACGGAAGGCCAAATTGGGGATATCCATCATTACAGAGCAACCTATTTGCAGGATTGGTTGGCAGATCCTGACTTTCCATTAGCATGGCGCCTCAATAAAGAGGTCGCCGGTTCCGGATCGCATGGGGATTTAAATGCCCATTGTATTGATTTAGCTCGTTTCCTGATCGGCGATTTTGAACGCGTAGTCGGCCACAGCAAAACGTTCGTACATAAGCGTCCAATCCCCGCATCAAGCCAGGGTCTTACAGCCGTAGCATCGGATGAGATGGGGGATGTCACTGTGGATGATGCAACGTCATTCTTGGCTGAATTTAAGAATGGCGCGATGGGGACATTCGAAGCAACTCGCTTTGCATATGGTCGAAAAAATTACCAAACCTTTGAAATATACGGCAGTAAAGGCGCCTTGCGATTTAATTTGGAACGACTCAATGAATTGGAAGTTTACTTTAAAGACGATCCGCCGCACCTTCAAGGATACCGTACGATTCTTGTAACAGAAGGCGTACATCCCTATACCGCCAATTGGTGGCCGCCAGGTCACACGATCGGGTATGAGCATGCATTCATTCATTTGGTGTATGAATACATTCAAAGCATCGTGAATGGTTCTGATTTTGCACCTAATTTCTATGATGGTGTGCAGTGTCAGCAAGTGTTGGAAGCCGTGGATCAATCCATTGAGAAAGGCGCATGGGTACTCGTTGAGGACGTATAAAACGGGAAAATACCAGCATTCAATTACATTCGTCGTTATATGAAAATCGAGACGCTTCCGCGGCCAAACGTTTTTTTAAGAAAGCGTTGCCTTCAACACACAATCAATCGCGGAAATCGAAGTCATGCATATGCTAAGAAAAGGGCAGGTCGAATGCATTCATTCGTCTGTCCTTTTTTCGGTTGAATGTATCAACAAATTATTATTTGATGCCGAACAAAAAGATTTTCTTTTAAAGCGACCCTCAACAATTGGCGACCAATACGTCCAAATCCAAAAATGCCTATTCCACCCATCGTTATCCTCCTATATATAATGTTTAAACCTCATTGTTGATATCATGGTTAAACTCTACCAAATGTATTCAGATGTCATTAGGTTAAGGGTGGCAACTTAAGATTTTAGAATAAAAAATGGATGTTTATCAACAAGCAGGAGAAAAATAAGGTTTAAGCTTATTTAAGGAGGCATTTTAATGTCTAAACAAACGACTGGTATTCATCATATTCGATGGTATTACTCCTGAAGAAGCCATAAAAGGTTTCGGAGGGGCCGTTCTTTTTAGTGTAAATTTTGGGGAATTGGTGGGTCTGGTACGGTCCATCATATTGCCTGGCGTGCGAATGATTATGATGATCATGATGAGTGGCAAAAGGAAGTTACACGCAAAGGATTCCAACCAACACAAATCATTGACCGTCAATATTTTAATGCCATCTACTTCCGGGAAAAAGGCGGAATTCTTTTTTGAAATCGCGACGAAGGTATTGAGATGCGAGAGTGAAGAAAGTATCTCATTGCTCCTTTTTATTTTGAGGAATATATCTTAAAATGATCTTATTAAAAACTGGGGAAGCTAAGTGATAATTTTGGAGTCATAAGGAGGACGACTTAAATGAATACGTTTTCGAGAAAATTTTTGTTGTCATACATGCCGATCTTCCTTCTGACGATAACAGTGCTGATTTTCATGTCATTTCTTGTTGTGAACGATCTTTCTAGAAGTGAAACTTCTAAAGCCAATCATATCTCAACAAGTTATTTAGTGGACACCGTTGATCGTACGATGAGTGACATGGAGATGAAGGTTTTACAAGAACTGGAGCTGGAGAACTCCTATGACAATTTTCTTTATCCATCCGGTGATTCGAACGAGCGCTTTTATGATGTCGTCAACAACATGAATACCTTAGTCAAAAACTACAGCTTAATTGATTCTATTTATATTTATCGCAAGCAAGGTAACATTGTACTTACTCAGAGCGGTCTGGTCGAGCTTAACGCTTTCGCTGATGCGGACTTCCTTCGCAAAAGGCTGCAGGAGCCCGAAAGTCGCGCTTGGAGTAAGGTCCGCGAGTATCCGGCAGCAAATGGGCAGAATCCGGTGTCGGTAATCTCTCTCACCCGATCATTGCCAATTCCATTTGGCCAGGATGGGCTAATGGTTGTCAATGTCAGCACGTACCGATTGGAAAGAATGATCAGCGGCCTCATCAGCGGGAACGTTTCTTATCTCGACGTCTATGATGAAAGCGGTAACCAAGTGTTTGAATTTTTGGGCAATGGCTATTTAAAGAAGGGTAAAGTGCTCACGACCATTCATGCAGAACACCTGAACTGGACCTTCCAAAGCGGTATTCAGGCCGGTCAGCTTTTTTCCTGGGTATCCTTGATTTCCTATATATGGATTGTAATTGGAATCGCTACCATTATTGGAGCAATGTTGTATCTCTTTTACGTTACAAGGCGAAATTATCGGCCTATTACGATGATGATGAACCGGTTGCAATTCCTCCAACTTCAGAATAATAACCCTAAGCTCTCTTCGAAGGACGACCTTGCCGTAATCAGTTATGCATTGGAGAATCTGATTGAACAGACGACCGATTATGAGAAGGAGCGCCAGAATAATGAACGTGTCCTTCGCAGACAACTATTCCGTGATTTAATTGAGGGGGAACGCGCGGGGGACCTAAGCGAACGTATTAAGAGCATGCAGCCTTTTGGCCAGGGTATCACCCCTAGCGGATTCACTGTTTTTATCGTCGAGTTTAATCGCTATGGTCAATTTCAACAGAATTTCTCCCCCTCTGATCAAAATATTCTCAAATTCGCCGTGATGAACGTATTGAACGAAATCATTAATGACCATCACATGAGCGGCTGGCTGGAGTGGATAAGCAGTGATAAATTAGGAACCATCGTTTGTTTTAAAGAGGATACTCCTGACAATACTATTCTTAGAACCGTTGGTGAAAAGTGCCATGATTGGATCAATGAACATCTGCGTA
Above is a genomic segment from Paenibacillus sp. HWE-109 containing:
- a CDS encoding sugar phosphate isomerase/epimerase family protein, which translates into the protein MKLGVFAVLYGEKTLESALDLVQKAGLQTVEIGTGGYVGKAHISPSEVLRDAGKIADLKQMVEQRGLSISALSCHGNPLHPNAAIAAEHHEDFQNTVRLAEALGVETVITFSGCPGDSDTSQSPSWVTCPWPPDFLQVLDWQWSQKTIPYWREQSAFCRQHGVRVAIEAHPGFVVYNTETALRLRQETGDNIGVNFDPSHLFWQGMDPEECIKKLGKSIYHVHAKDTRIDARNTSLNGVLDVKPYSNELERSWIFRTIGYGNDMNVWKGIISTLRKVGYDGAISIEHEDSLMSTDEGFKKAADFLKGIIIGEQAGEMWWA
- a CDS encoding substrate-binding domain-containing protein; amino-acid sequence: MLKKKWFHTVVVMISLTGVLAGCTTSDKVASTTTEPAEKATETQSVTAAGGEYTLGISVPSADHGWMGALVANAKAEAQKHKNVKLIMYTASDPAKQTSDIEDLITKKVNAIVMLPIESAALTPAADKIAKANIPLIVIDRAVNTENYRTYIGGDNYGIGFGDAKYLVAEMTKRNGKPEGKVVEISGVPSTVTDLRSKGFRDYLKDYPGIQIVATQPGDFTREKALKAMENILQANAKIDGVYSQDDDMTIGIVQAIRDAKRDKEMFIVSSGGEKEIYQMMKEKQKPDVIVSLTYSPTMSGSAVNLAVKLLEGKGVDGFWEKSIPHHIILDAAPVTPANVDQYYKADANY
- a CDS encoding helix-turn-helix domain-containing protein, which translates into the protein MNTFSRKFLLSYMPIFLLTITVLIFMSFLVVNDLSRSETSKANHISTSYLVDTVDRTMSDMEMKVLQELELENSYDNFLYPSGDSNERFYDVVNNMNTLVKNYSLIDSIYIYRKQGNIVLTQSGLVELNAFADADFLRKRLQEPESRAWSKVREYPAANGQNPVSVISLTRSLPIPFGQDGLMVVNVSTYRLERMISGLISGNVSYLDVYDESGNQVFEFLGNGYLKKGKVLTTIHAEHLNWTFQSGIQAGQLFSWVSLISYIWIVIGIATIIGAMLYLFYVTRRNYRPITMMMNRLQFLQLQNNNPKLSSKDDLAVISYALENLIEQTTDYEKERQNNERVLRRQLFRDLIEGERAGDLSERIKSMQPFGQGITPSGFTVFIVEFNRYGQFQQNFSPSDQNILKFAVMNVLNEIINDHHMSGWLEWISSDKLGTIVCFKEDTPDNTILRTVGEKCHDWINEHLRISLTMGIGSVVKKPEEIHSSYQAANSALHHKLSLGQEAVVMSDDLPGQSHYHRYQYFQSMSQFVREFRLAGDGWRIRLDAIFQSFINDNIRNEEIHLQLETLMKILEREVGELSENLASKFKGKLWEEMWTSLIQASSLHEVQRIVSDWLTELFQTYVSVNESKSYRALIEEIKKYIENNYSNPDLSLKHLSDRFQISGKYASYLFKEEFNTKFVDFLVHLRMNRAESLLENTNDTIQDIAMNVGYANAITFGRVFKKVVGVTPGDFRKLKNTVIK
- a CDS encoding Gfo/Idh/MocA family protein, coding for MVGYKFMGKAHSHAYKDVGMFFELDADVSMQAICGRDIDGVQAAAEKFGWSSYETDWQRLINRDDIDLIDVNAPSNAHKEIVLGAVKAGKHVFCEKPLALTLADAREMLQAAEQSGVKHAICFNYRFLPAVQLAKQILTEGQIGDIHHYRATYLQDWLADPDFPLAWRLNKEVAGSGSHGDLNAHCIDLARFLIGDFERVVGHSKTFVHKRPIPASSQGLTAVASDEMGDVTVDDATSFLAEFKNGAMGTFEATRFAYGRKNYQTFEIYGSKGALRFNLERLNELEVYFKDDPPHLQGYRTILVTEGVHPYTANWWPPGHTIGYEHAFIHLVYEYIQSIVNGSDFAPNFYDGVQCQQVLEAVDQSIEKGAWVLVEDV